A window of Pelomonas sp. SE-A7 genomic DNA:
GCTGCGCTTGGTCCAGCCCAGGCTGGCGTTGGTGGCATCCAGGTCGCCGAAGCATTGAGCCAGGAAGCCCTGCTCGGCGGCCGTGAGGCCGGCCACGCCGGCATCCTTGGCATGGACCAGCGGGGCGCTGGCGCTGAAGGCATTGGACGAGGCGCCGTCGATCTTGGCGCCACTGCCCAGCTCGACCGTGCCCATGAAGATGCGGTCGTGCGTGGAATTGCCGACCGTGGTCATCCAGGGTGCCAGGTGGGCCACGGTATTGGCCGGGCCGGCATTGCCGGCCGAGGCCGCCACGAACACGCCGGCATCGACCGCGGCCTTGAAGGCCACGTCGACCGAATCGGCCACGTTGGTGCTGGAGCCGCTGATCGAGTAGTTCAGCACGTCCACGCCGTCCTTGATCGCCTGCTCGATCGCCATGATGGAGTCGGAGCTGTAGCAACCGTTCTGGTAGCCGGGCCAGCGCGGGTCGGGCGAGGTCGTGGCCGCGTTGTAGCGGGTCCAGCAGACCTTGTAGACGGCCACGCGGGCACGCGGCGCCATGCCCGAGATGCCGTTGACCGGCGCCTGGCCGTTGCCGATCACGCCCACCACATTGGCATTGCCACCGGCGGTCGAGGCCGTGTGCGTGCCGTGGCCCCCGTTGTCGCGCGGCGAGAGGAATTCGGCCGTGTGCACCGACTGGCTGGCCTTGGCGATTTCCTGCAGGAAGGTCTTGTTGAAGACGCGGGCGCCGATCAGCTTGTTGTTGCAGTGGCGAGCCGGGTCGAAGGCCTGGCCGGCCTCGCAGGCCCCCTTCCAGCTGGCCGGCGGCGCGTCATAGGCGACGCGTGCCGCCGGATCATGCGTGGCACGGCCCTGCTCGTCGACGCGGTCGGCGAACGAGGGGTTCTCGGGCCAGACGCCGCCGTCGATCACGCCAATGACCACGTTCTCGCCGGCACCGGCGGTACCGCCCAGCTGCGACCACAGGCCGCCAGGGGCGTTCAGGCCCAGCATGGTCGGCGTGTAGTTGGTGTCCAGCGCGCGCGGCACGTCGACTTCAACCGCGGCCACCGCCGGGTTGCTCTTGAGCGAGCGAGCCTCGGCATCGGTCAGCATGGCGGCGAAGCCATTGAACACCAGCGAGTAGCGGTAGAGGGGTTCGACCGTGCCGACATTGCCCAGCACCTGGTCCTGCCTGGCTTCGACATAGCGGATGTAGTCCTGCACCGCGCTGGCGCTCAGGTTCAGACGCGAGCCACTGGCGGGCTTGGTCGCAGCCAGGCCGGCCACGCCGCCGGCATAGGAGGCGGCCGGCGCATCGGCCAGCTGGACCACATAGGGCCGGCGTGTGTCGTCATCGGCACAGGCGGCGCCAGCCATCAGGGCCAGGGCGGCCAGGCTCAGCAGCGTGAGGGCGGAGGGACGCTTGTTGTTCTTGATCATGGTCGCTCCTCAGGCTTGGACGCGCGGGCGGCGCTTGTTGGAGAACACCACGGCACCCAGACCCAGGCCCAGCAGGGCCAGGCTGCCCGGCTCGGGCACGACCTGGATGCTGTCCAGGCCGAACTGCGCCAGGTTGTAGCTGGCGTCGTTGGCGCAGCCATGGTTCTCGTCGTAGATGCAGGCGCTGAAATGCACGCTGCTCAGCTGCAGCTGCTGGAAGGCCGCATCGAAGCTGTAGTTGGCAAAGGCGGAACGACCGTCTTCGCGCAGGCCCTGCAGTTCGAAGCTCTGGTTGAACAGGCCATCGGCCGTGGTGCCGGCGACCAGCAGGCGGCCGACCTGGCCGACCAGGCTGTAGTCGAACGCCGGCGCAATGAAGGCCGCCGCAAAGCCGCTCAGCTGGAAGCTCTGGCCGTCACGGCCTTCCATCAGCAGGCCGCCGTCATTGAAGACGCCGTAGTAGGACGAGCCGCGGCTGGGGCAGATCATGTACTCGCAGTTGCTGGCACCAGAGATGCCGGCACCGACGAGTCCCTGGCCGTTCCAGGGATCGGTGGCGGTGAAGGCGAAGCGGCCTTCGGCAAAGCCCTGCTTGGCGCCGAAGGAGCGCAGGCTCACGTCGGAACCCTCGAACTCAATGCCATAGGTGGTGGTCGGGGCCGCCGCCGCGCTGCCGAACAGGCATGCGGCAGCCAGCGCCAGGGCGCTCTTGGATATCGATCGCATCAGTAATCCCTCTTGTTACCGTCACTTGCTGCGACGGCGTCTCCTATCTGCCAGGGCCCGCATCCCCGCTCAGGGGCGGTTTGTTCTGGAGGGCGGACCGGCAGTCCTCTGGTCGAGCTTCGGTACTTCCCAGGCCGAGATCGACTCCGGGCGGATTGTGCGGACTGCGCCCGTGGCGTACATCCGTTATTGCCCGCCCCGCAACTCGGGGGGATGGGCGGCTACTGCGGTGGTGCGACCGCCTGGCCGGGAGCGCCGAGGGCCGGGCGCGCCATGTAGACGCGACTGCTGGCCCGCTCGGCCTCGTCCTGATCGGGCTTGCTGCGCGACAGCAGCAGCTGGTCGGAGCGGCTGCGCACGCCCAGGAAGCCGGGCCGGCCGTCCAGCGCCGGCAGCAGTTCCCAATCGGCCTGGCCGGTGAACGGATCCACATAGGCGCGGCGCAAGTGGTGCAGCTCGTGCATGCCGCGGCGGTCCACCAGCAAGTCGTCCAGCTCGCGTGGCAGCACGCCGGCCTGGCCGGCCGGCGTGGCCGCCAGATAGGCTTCTATGGCGCGGCGGATCTCATGGCCGCGGAACTCCAGCTCGCGCTCGCGTTCACGCTGGGCCGCGATGCTCCACTGCCGGCCCAGGGCCGCCAGCGCCGCCGAGGTGATGGCGACGAAAAACAGCAGCGCCAGATAGCTGTAGCCGCGCGCCCTCGGCGCCGAGCGCTCACAGGTCCGCATAGAGCTGGCCATCGCTGGCACGGCCCGGCGCGCTGCTGCGCACATCGAAGAGCTGGCCCTTCAGCATGGCGTCGTTCGGCGGCGGCAGCTCCAGCCAGTCGCGCTTGCCGCTGACCGGGTCCTCCGGCACGCCGCGGAGGTAGCGGGCATCGACCAGGGCCTGCAGCGAATCGGGGTACTGGCCGCGGTCCGCCGCGTACTGGTCGATGGCGTCGCGCATCGTCGCCAGCGAGGTCTTGAGCGCCACCTCGCGCGAGCGCTCCAGGCTGGCGAAATAGCGCGGCGCGACCAGGCCGGCCAGCAGGGCCACGATCGCCATCACGACGATCAGCTCGATCAAGGTAAAGCCGCGCGCGTTGTGCTTCATGAGGTGCTCACCAATCGCGGTAGCGCGAGCCGTCCAGCGCCTTGCGGTCCGAACGGCTGGCGACGTCGAACACATCGCGTCCGGCCCGCGGCGCATCGGGCGGCGTTTCGTAGGCGCGCAGGGCCCAGGTCTCTTCGGCCGCCACGCCAGGCTCGGCAAAGGGATCGCGCGGCAGGCGGCGCAGGAAATAGATCTTCTCGCCGCGCGGCGACTTCTGGTCGGGCACACCCTCGACCAGAGACCGCAGCGTGGGCGGATAGCCGGAGGCATCGACCGCACGCACGATCTGGCCGGCGTCGCTGGCGCGCTTGTAGGCATCGAGTGCACCGCGCAGCTGGCGCAGGGCCTCGCGCAGCTGGAACTCCTGGCTGCGCTGCACCGAGTAGATCAGCAAGGGCCGCGCGGCCGAGGCCAGGACGCCGACGATGGCCAGCACCACCAGCATCTCGACCAAGGTAAAGCCGCGCCCCTGCTTCATGCCTGGCTCACTTGCTCGCTTCGACGGCCACCATGCCGCTGCCTTCGAGCCGCACCGTGGCGTTCTCGCCATTCACGCCGCTGGCGGTCAGGTTGACCACCGACACATTGAGCACCTGGCCCGCCGTGCCGGGCTGCGGTCGCAGCAGCAGCACATGGCCGCCGCGCGGCACCATCTCGAAGGGGATGCGGCCCGGCGTGCCGCTGGCATTGCCCACGGCCGGCTGCAGCCGCGCCGGGTCGAACTCGATCTCGCCACGGACTGCGAGACCGCTGTCGTTCTTCAGCGCCACCGACACCGTGCCGCCCACGGCCACCTGCGGCGTCACGTCCAGCTGCACCCGCGCTTCCTGGGCCTCGGCGGCCTGACGCGGTGCCGCGCCGGCGCTGCCAGACGCATTGCTCATGCCCACGGCCGCCTTGGCCTGCGGACGCAGCAAGGTGGAGAAGGCGCCGGGCAGGGCGTCCGTGCCCGAGGGCAGCTGGGCCTGCGCGGCGTCGGGCAGGGACAGGTTGCGCAGGATGCGCGGCGTGATCAGCAGGACGATCTCGGTCTTGTTGCGGGTATCGGTCTGCAGGCCGAACAGCTTGCCCAGCAGCGGCAGCGAGGCCAGGCCCGGCACGCCGTTGGACTTGCGGCGGTCCTCGTCGTTGATCAGGCCCGCGAGGATCTGGGTCTCGCCGTCAGCCAGGCGCAGCGAGGTGTTGATGCGGCGCGTGCCGGTCTGGTAGGCCACCGAGCCCGAGGGGCCCGGCACCTGGCCTATCAGGTTGCTGACCTCCAGGCCCACCTTGATGGTCACGTCGCCGTCCAGCTGCACCGTGGGCTCGACCTCGACCTTGAGGCCTATGTCCAGCATCTGCACGCTGGCCGACACACCCACGTTGGCGGTGGAGGTGGTGGTGAAGACCGGCAGCTTCTCGCCGATGTGGACCAGGGCCTTGTCGCGGTTGCGCACCCGGATCTTGGGATTGGCCAGCAGATTGGTATTGCCGGCCGTGCCCTTGACCGTGGCCAGCAGGGCCGGGTTGACGATGCTGCCGCGGAAGTTGTCGCGCTGGTTCAGGAGCACCTGCGAGCCGGCGGCCACGCCGGGCAGGCCGAACTGCACCGTCTCGGGCCACTGCAGGCCCATGGAGTCGAGCCGGTCGCTGGCCAGCTCCATCACCTCGACCTCCAGCATCACCTCGGGCTCGGGCAGGTCCACCGAGGCGATCAGCTTCTCCACCAGGCGCATCACCTCGGGCGTGTCACGCACCACCAGCAGATTGAGCCGCTCGTCGATGTGGATGTCGCGCACCTTGGCGATGGTGCGCAAGAGCGCCTGCACCTGCTTGGCCTCGGCATTGGTCAGGTACAGCGTGCGGGTCACCAGCTCCTGGTGCTCGCGCTGCTTGGCGGCGTTGTTG
This region includes:
- a CDS encoding NF038120 family PEP-CTERM protein; translation: MRSISKSALALAAACLFGSAAAAPTTTYGIEFEGSDVSLRSFGAKQGFAEGRFAFTATDPWNGQGLVGAGISGASNCEYMICPSRGSSYYGVFNDGGLLMEGRDGQSFQLSGFAAAFIAPAFDYSLVGQVGRLLVAGTTADGLFNQSFELQGLREDGRSAFANYSFDAAFQQLQLSSVHFSACIYDENHGCANDASYNLAQFGLDSIQVVPEPGSLALLGLGLGAVVFSNKRRPRVQA
- a CDS encoding type II secretion system protein gives rise to the protein MRTCERSAPRARGYSYLALLFFVAITSAALAALGRQWSIAAQRERERELEFRGHEIRRAIEAYLAATPAGQAGVLPRELDDLLVDRRGMHELHHLRRAYVDPFTGQADWELLPALDGRPGFLGVRSRSDQLLLSRSKPDQDEAERASSRVYMARPALGAPGQAVAPPQ
- a CDS encoding prepilin-type N-terminal cleavage/methylation domain-containing protein; its protein translation is MKHNARGFTLIELIVVMAIVALLAGLVAPRYFASLERSREVALKTSLATMRDAIDQYAADRGQYPDSLQALVDARYLRGVPEDPVSGKRDWLELPPPNDAMLKGQLFDVRSSAPGRASDGQLYADL
- a CDS encoding type II secretion system protein produces the protein MKQGRGFTLVEMLVVLAIVGVLASAARPLLIYSVQRSQEFQLREALRQLRGALDAYKRASDAGQIVRAVDASGYPPTLRSLVEGVPDQKSPRGEKIYFLRRLPRDPFAEPGVAAEETWALRAYETPPDAPRAGRDVFDVASRSDRKALDGSRYRDW
- a CDS encoding secretin N-terminal domain-containing protein, translated to MREAAAFASPLTRLLPLLALVLAACGHPALREAEELRRGNQLPQAWTVLDQAARQNPGDKELRLAQARVREQLVNQLLMQIEGLRAARRWEAALQLVARLREVDPKQPRLEGLEQELARGQRYEVLLQQGQARLREGRLEQAEQLARQILIETPSHPGAKLLMSQVAQSRPLEGVGSELGPAFQKPVTLEFREAPLRQVFEALARSSGINFVFDKDVRADAKVTVFLRNVTLDEAMRIVLTTQQLDRKLLNESSVLVFPNNAAKQREHQELVTRTLYLTNAEAKQVQALLRTIAKVRDIHIDERLNLLVVRDTPEVMRLVEKLIASVDLPEPEVMLEVEVMELASDRLDSMGLQWPETVQFGLPGVAAGSQVLLNQRDNFRGSIVNPALLATVKGTAGNTNLLANPKIRVRNRDKALVHIGEKLPVFTTTSTANVGVSASVQMLDIGLKVEVEPTVQLDGDVTIKVGLEVSNLIGQVPGPSGSVAYQTGTRRINTSLRLADGETQILAGLINDEDRRKSNGVPGLASLPLLGKLFGLQTDTRNKTEIVLLITPRILRNLSLPDAAQAQLPSGTDALPGAFSTLLRPQAKAAVGMSNASGSAGAAPRQAAEAQEARVQLDVTPQVAVGGTVSVALKNDSGLAVRGEIEFDPARLQPAVGNASGTPGRIPFEMVPRGGHVLLLRPQPGTAGQVLNVSVVNLTASGVNGENATVRLEGSGMVAVEASK